One segment of Sander vitreus isolate 19-12246 chromosome 20, sanVit1, whole genome shotgun sequence DNA contains the following:
- the LOC144535174 gene encoding uncharacterized protein LOC144535174 has product MLKTLTKKLRRHSLNEIHPFQLKISYHGSGEGGESDDSEGENQELAQIDRERRRNCALTPLATSQQHNQGPLSPARLRRLRLLLDANLDRHSSEEELERISCGDNRKWVSACPQRHSDHHSSASSDEEVRDLCGCGSPAASARPLVEPSACLAASPSPVLFSSSPPRSLKPPPLRFQLQVVQPVARPIILTHFDQSAPYRKYRHSYGGEPGRPSLDLEKMQQKMLLKKNCGGKTRTIKIRNLTGSRPPPRYTYDPSIFAFRSLSTVPPCSPLTPSEDPPCS; this is encoded by the exons ATGCTAAAGACGCTGACGAAGAAGCTAAGAAGACATTCACTCAATGAGATACATCCTTTCCAACTGAAG ATTTCGTACCATGGCagtggagagggaggggagagtgATGATTCAGAGGGGGAGAACCAGGAGCTTGCACAGATTGACAGAG AGAGGCGGAGAAATTGTGCCCTCACACCCTTGGCGACCAGCCAGCAGCACAACCAGGGTCCCCTCTCTCCAGCCCGGTTACGACGCCTTCGCCTCCTTTTAGATGCTAATCTGGATCGCCACTCTTCAGAGGAAGAGCTGGAGCGAATCAGCTGCGGCgacaacaggaagtgggtgtctGCGTGTCCCCAGCGCCACAGTGATCACCACAGCAGCGCCTCCAGTGATGAGGAGGTGCGGGACCTCTGTGGCTGCGGGTCACCGGCTGCTTCTGCCAGGCCCCTGGTTGAGCCGAGTGCTTGCCTGGCTGCCTCCCCCAGCCCTGTACTCTTCAGCTCCAGTCCACCACGTAGCCTCAAGCCACCCCCCCTGCGCTTTCAGCTGCAGGTGGTGCAGCCAGTGGCGCGGCCCATCATTTTGACCCACTTTGACCAGTCAGCACCTTATAGAAAATATCGGCACAGTTACGGCGGGGAGCCGGGGAGGCCCAGTCTGGATCTGGAGAAAATGCAACAG AAAATGCTGCTGAAAAAGAACTGTGGAGGGAAAACACGGACTATAAAGATTCGA aATCTGACAGGCAGCCGTCCTCCACCCAGGTACACCTACGATCCCTCCATCTTTGCCTTCCGCTCCTTGAGTACAGTGCCCCCCTGCAGCCCCCTGACACCGTCTGAGGATCCTCCCTGCTCATAA
- the mrpl33 gene encoding large ribosomal subunit protein bL33m, which yields MFLTTANLAKAKSKTILVQMMSAAGTGYFFNTKRNRLRDKLVLRKHDPFVNKHVLFFEKRKIKSI from the exons ATGTTTCTTACCACTGCAAATT tGGCCAAGGCAAAATCAAA GACCATCTTGGTGCAGATGATGAGCGCTGCAGGGACAGGCTACTTCTTCAACACGAAGAGGAACCGTCTCAGAGACAAACTGGTGCTGCGCAAACATGATCCATTTG TGAACAAGCATGTCCTATTCTTTGAGAAGAGGAAGATCAAATCAATTTAA